A single window of Anomaloglossus baeobatrachus isolate aAnoBae1 chromosome 5, aAnoBae1.hap1, whole genome shotgun sequence DNA harbors:
- the LOC142312585 gene encoding taste receptor type 2 member 64-like, producing MLRYFASINPSSTYFDSIFTPISMMHAALHFILSAASFWGISINGFAIGVNLRDWKFGGDLKASDYFICSIALSNLSLQLWLGFAWLCDNDWHYDNFCRINFVLTMISTHFSLILSGAMCVFFCSKIVMFNNWLMQIVRRIYGQSYRFITCRFLVLCLVLGLPLFWIKRLEPSTGSDAMSLNISDSSNLYEIRIESYFEVYKMFIMSFGYTCPVMMSLLSACCILTSLVKHMKRMRSTMENKHGVLLEAHRRTTYTVLSLLALILMHFVTSIIIVKEVFPAGDLGSVLCEVLSRLYAPIFGIVLIRSNSKLRGVASEIKRKAIGKIKALTSRKENASIHTN from the coding sequence ATGCTCCGGTACTTTGCATCCATCAATCCATCTTCTACCTACTTTGACTCCATTTTCACACCAATCTCCATGATGCATGCAGCTCTTCATTTCATTCTTTCTGCTGCCTCTTTCTGGGGAATATCCATTAATGGTTTTGCCATTGGAGTCAATCTACGGGACTGGAAATTTGGAGGTGATCTGAAAGCCTCCGATTATTTTATATGCAGTATTGCCTTATCCAATCTCTCTCTCCAGTTGTGGTTGGGATTCGCTTGGCTCTGTGATAACGACTGGCATTACGACAACTTTTGCCGCATAAACTTTGTCTTGACGATGATTTCCACTCATTTTAGCCTCATATTGTCTGGGgccatgtgtgtgtttttttgttccAAAATTGTGATGTTCAACAACTGGCTAATGCAGATTGTAAGACGAATATATGGTCAATCGTACAGATTTATCACCTGTCGCTTCCTTGTTTTATGCCTCGTCTTGGGGTTACCACTATTCTGGATTAAAAGGCTGGAACCATCCACCGGCTCAGACGCTATGTCCCTTAACATAAGTGATTCCTCCAACTTGTATGAGATACGAATAGAATCATATTTTGAAGTATATAAAATGTTTATTATGTCCTTTGGGTATACATGTCCTGTGATGATGAGTTTACTTTCGGCTTGTTGTATATTAACATCTCTTGTGAAGCACATGAAGAGGATGCGAAGTACCATGGAGAACAAGCATGGCGTCCTTCTAGAAGCCCACCGACGTACCACCTATACAGTCCTGTCTTTACTCGCGTTAATCCTTATGCACTTTGTGACATCCATTATCATTGTGAAGGAGGTGTTTCCCGCAGGAGATCTCGGCTCAGTTCTCTGTGAGGTTCTTTCTCGATTATACGCACCGATATTTGGGATTGTACTTATTAGAAGTAATTCTAAACTCAGGGGGGTGGCAAGCGAGATTAAAAGGAAAGCAATTGGGAAGATAAAGGCACTTACATCAAGAAAAGAAAACGCATCAATACATACTAACTAG